A genomic region of Metopolophium dirhodum isolate CAU chromosome 1, ASM1992520v1, whole genome shotgun sequence contains the following coding sequences:
- the LOC132945348 gene encoding uncharacterized protein LOC132945348, with product MPNRVLPAEVRDRYRHLVFADPQFDHPAPVDMLIGGDLYPSVIQSRADVIHTEGLPSAMNTQLGWVIIGALQDNTHTPLTSLSISTTPPIEELMQRFWTVEEPTESTMPITQDKQCEDWFVKTTKRDATGRFYVGLPFRTIVCFPDTADIGCQDEKSVVLGSSRTSALNRLYNLERRLEKDPELYTAYRAFMDDYRSLGYMKLATEPGKYFIPHHPVVKRCNEELKIRVVFDASAKSSSGVSLNDCLVTGPKLQTEIGDVLLRSRLHKFVFTADITKMYRQICLHEPDRVYQHILWRNSPSDEVQEYELCTVTYGVSSAPFLAIRCLQQLNMDDGPEFPLVHDVLLTDTYVDDIFVGADTLEDVLAAKIQIIDLLNRGGFSLKKWASNCPEILNTIDIEDRAMTPWIEPTREQAVKVLGVHWDPVLDTFGYHSTISQVTPTKRSVLSTVARFYDPIGALGPMVFWAKCLMQRLWMEKLDWDAPLSSALTSLWQGFIDKLPDLACLSLPRHIAVVNSQDIQLLGFADASQVGYAATVYLRVVDQSDNVRLYFLACKTKVAPLKSSSMDMSLTIPRLELCAALLLSRLLSLRLKVLQGRIKITRVRAWTDSTIVLSWLTAEQRLFKIFVTNRVSKIRNLVPQCEWAHVGTADNPADPASRGLLPDALVACSSFLHGPEFLQYPEEQWPVAITSIVDPAELPDFKRPSKNVLLAQQVDDSLIQRFSVLRKMQRVLAYCLRFVDKARQRPVVSGPIIWKEYENVLTKVARYTQRLYYAELHHQLGTSNSVITPSSLAQLAPFVDAHGVIRVGGRLQHSDLNIGAKHPILLPKSSHLAYIIIQHYHQNTLHGGSRLVASLIQRRFWIVSSRAAIRQVIFKCTVCVRYKAAAPQPVMADLPSARVQQCRPFTNVGMDYGGPFTIKESQRRNSRTYKAYLALFICLSTKAVHLEVVTDLSTEAFMAALDRFVARRGIPAQIHSDCGTNYIGAARQLKTLFKDAALQEALHARVPCQWRFNPPAAPHFGGIWEAAIKSTKLHLKKVVGNQVHTLEELTTLITRIEGVLNSRPLVVMSSDPNDLSVLTPGHFLIGQPILAIPEHDISDIPQNRLKRWQLIKQALQSFWKRWNREYLHTLQSRQKWFHQNPSLGVGDIVVINSPSRPPLMWQIGRVIEVHPGADQVVRVATVKTAEGILKRPVVKLVKLPTDNA from the coding sequence ATGCCTAACAGGGTTTTGCCAGCTGAGGTACGAGATCGTTATCGTCATCTTGTCTTTGCCGACCCTCAATTTGATCACCCTGCGCCAGTAGATATGTTGATTGGAGGAGACTTATATCCGTCCGTCATTCAATCTAGAGCTGACGTTATACACACCGAAGGCTTACCATCAGCGATGAATACACAATTAGGTTGGGTCATAATTGGTGCGTTACAGGATAACACACATACTCCGCTTACGTCTCTGTCAATTAGTACAACCCCTCCGATCGAAGAATTGATGCAGCGTTTTTGGACAGTAGAGGAACCCACAGAGTCAACAATGCCAATTACACAAGACAAGCAATGTGAAGACTGGTTTGTTAAAACCACGAAACGAGACGCCACCGGTCGATTTTATGTTGGTTTACCGTTTCGAACAATAGTATGTTTCCCGGATACAGCTGACATCGGATGTCAAGATGAGAAATCGGTCGTTTTAGGGTCATCCAGAACTTCTGCTCTGAACCGATTGTATAATTTAGAACGTCGCCTTGAAAAGGATCCGGAATTATATACTGCCTACCGGGCCTTCATGGATGATTACAGATCGTTAGGATATATGAAGTTAGCGACCGAGCCaggcaaatattttatacctcacCATCCTGTAGTTAAACGGTGTAATGAGGAACTGAAGATTCGTGTGGTGTTTGATGCCTCAGCTAAGTCTTCATCCGGAGTCTCATTAAATGACTGCTTGGTGACTGGACCAAAGCTTCAGACAGAAATCGGTGATGTTTTGTTGCGCAGTCGACTACACAAATTTGTCTTTACAGCCGACATCACTAAAATGTACCGTCAAATATGTCTACATGAACCAGATAGAGTTTATCAACATATACTATGGCGCAATTCGCCTAGTGACGAGGTACAGGAGTATGAGTTGTGTACGGTCACATATGGCGTAAGTTCGGCTCCGTTTTTAGCGATTCGATGCCTACAACAGCTCAATATGGATGATGGACCTGAATTTCCACTCGTCCACGATGTCCTGTTAACTGATACATACGTGGATGATATTTTCGTTGGCGCTGACACTTTAGAGGACGTTTTAGCAGCAAAAATCCAAATCATCGACTTGTTAAATCGAGGTGGATTTAGCCTGAAAAAATGGGCTAGCAATTGTCCCGAGATTTTGAACACTATCGACATTGAAGACCGGGCTATGACACCATGGATAGAGCCAACTAGGGAACAGGCCGTCAAAGTTTTAGGAGTACATTGGGACCCTGTACTTGACACATTCGGCTATCATTCGACGATAAGTCAAGTTACTCCTACAAAACGGTCAGTATTATCAACTGTTGCTCGCTTTTATGATCCAATCGGCGCGTTGGGTCCGATGGTTTTCTGGGCCAAGTGTTTAATGCAGAGGCTATGGATGGAAAAATTAGATTGGGATGCACCACTTTCATCAGCTTTGACATCGTTGTGGCAAGGTTTCATCGATAAGCTGCCGGACTTAGCATGCTTGTCGTTACCACGACACATTGCAGTAGTCAACAGTCAAGATATACAATTACTAGGATTCGCTGACGCGTCTCAGGTTGGATATGCAGCAACAGTGTATTTGCGTGTGGTAGACCAGAGTGATAATGTCCGATTGTATTTCCTGGCATGTAAAACAAAGGTTGCACCACTGAAGTCATCATCAATGGATATGTCATTAACCATACCACGGCTAGAGCTCTGTGCCGCACTCTTGTTGTCACGTCTCTTGTCTCTACGTTTGAAAGTTTTACAGGGCAGAATCAAGATCACACGTGTCCGGGCATGGACAGATTCAACTATTGTTTTATCATGGCTCACAGCTGAACAAAGGCTATTTAAAATCTTTGTCACAAACCGAGTATCGAAAATACGCAATCTCGTACCCCAGTGCGAATGGGCTCACGTCGGTACTGCAGATAATCCAGCCGACCCTGCATCGCGAGGACTGCTTCCAGATGCCTTGGTAGCATGTTCATCATTTCTACATGGACCGGAATTTCTCCAGTATCCGGAAGAGCAATGGCCGGTTGCCATCACATCGATTGTAGATCCTGCAGAGCTCCCTGATTTTAAACGCCCATCGAAAAATGTGCTGTTAGCTCAACAGGTTGATGATAGTTTGATTCAGCGGTTTTCTGTGTTGCGCAAGATGCAACGGGTGCTAGCATATTGTCTTCGATTTGTCGACAAGGCTCGACAACGTCCAGTCGTGAGTGGACCAATCATTTGGAAGGAGTACGAAAATGTTTTGACAAAGGTAGCGAGGTACACTCAAAGGTTATATTACGCAGAGTTGCACCACCAACTAGGAACTTCAAATTCCGTCATCACCCCGAGTTCCCTCGCTCAACTTGCACCTTTTGTCGATGCTCACGGTGTGATTAGAGTAGGCGGCCGTCTACAGCATTCGGACTTGAACATAGGCGCCAAACACCCTATCTTGTTACCAAAGTCGTCTCACCTTGCTTACATCATTATTCAACACTACCATCAGAACACTTTACATGGTGGATCGCGTCTAGTGGCCTCACTAATTCAGCGACGTTTTTGGATCGTTTCCAGTCGAGCTGCGATACGgcaagttatatttaaatgtacagtGTGTGTCAGATACAAGGCTGCCGCTCCCCAACCAGTGATGGCAGATTTACCCTCAGCAAGAGTCCAACAATGTCGACCATTTACAAATGTCGGGATGGACTACGGAGGTCCATTCACGATTAAAGAAAGTCAACGCCGTAATTCAAGGACTTATAAGGCGTATCTTGCGTTATTTATTTGTCTATCCACCAAGGCTGTCCACCTGGAGGTGGTAACGGATTTGTCAACGGAAGCCTTTATGGCTGCGCTGGATCGATTTGTAGCCCGTAGAGGAATTCCTGCACAGATCCACTCGGATTGTGGTACAAATTACATTGGAGCAGCAAGGCAGCTTAAGACATTATTTAAAGACGCAGCACTCCAAGAAGCTCTGCATGCACGAGTTCCGTGTCAGTGGCGATTTAACCCGCCTGCAGCTCCGCACTTTGGCGGTATTTGGGAAGCTGCTATCAAAAGTACAAAGTTACACCTAAAAAAGGTTGTAGGTAATCAGGTGCATACCTTAGAGGAATTGACGACATTGATTACACGGATCGAGGGTGTACTCAATTCTCGACCCTTGGTTGTCATGTCAAGCGATCCGAACGATTTGTCTGTGCTAACACCGGGACATTTTTTGATCGGACAACCGATCTTGGCAATTCCTGAACACGACATCAGTGACATTCCGCAGAATCGTCTCAAACGCTGGCAGTTAATTAAACAAGCCCTTCAATCATTTTGGAAACGGTGGAATCGGGAGTATTTGCACACGCTGCAGAGTAGACAGAAATGGTTCCATCAAAATCCCAGTCTCGGTGTCGGAGATATCGTCGTCATAAATTCACCTTCTCGACCTCCTTTGATGTGGCAAATTGGTCGGGTCATCGAGGTCCACCCCGGTGCTGACCAAGTGGTCCGTGTAGCCACTGTCAAGACAGCGGAAGGGATACTGAAACGTCCAGTGGTAAAGTTGGTTAAACTACCCACCGACAACGCTTAA
- the LOC132945433 gene encoding uncharacterized protein LOC132945433, which yields MSLDQLVITFNNEQKHILSVFAETDEVDEFLRVDEDVTETMQSMCDQINVIVAKLKPNNSIATLRNNNRQTSVQSLVLPRIEIPKFDGNIIEWCSFRDMFTSLVHVNEHYTDIERFHYLLCYLLGPALTIVKAVPLTADNYSIAWNALKDRYDNKRLLVTAHIEKLFAFAPLTKESPASLSLFVNTFRENVSAIQALGVSDFAGFLLFYIGSRVIDPMTRRLFEATVAKNQIPDLNSLLDFVSQRWKTTTKKIQGKKSEKTSLAAVTPAKTKKCLFCGHPHAIYKCFGFRKQPVSSRRDFVNKNQLCFVCLNSGHMSNACPTSFTCRICSSKHSTLLHLTDDITKSNTDKTNDNSERATTSCNATQFSGVTHTETTVLLGTVVVRVRDNTGVLQAVRAVLDSGSQVSAMTVDCVNRLGLTRRKCPVEVIGLSQQPVTTVKG from the exons ATGTCGTTAGATCAACTTGTCATTACTTTCAATAATGAACAAAAACATATTCTGTCAGTATTTGCTGAGACCGACGAAGTAGACGAGTTTTTACGAGTAGATGAGGATGTCACCGAAACAATGCAATCAATGTGTGATCAAATTAATGTGATAGTAGCAAAGTTAAAACCGAATAATTCGATAGCCACGCTGCGCAATAATAATAGGCAGACTTCTGTACAATCACTTGTCTTACCGAGAATAGAGATTCCTAAATTTGATGGAAATATCATTGAATGGTGTTCCTTCCGTGATATGTTTACTTCTTTGGTGCACGTCAACGAACATTACACGGACATTGAGCGTTTCCATTATCTGTTGTGCTATTTATTAGGTCCAGCGTTAACAATAGTAAAAGCAGTCCCACTTACAGCCGACAATTATTCTATTGCTTGGAACGCACTCAAAGATCGGTACGACAATAAACGCTTATTAGTTACTGCGcacattgaaaaattatttgcatTTGCGCCGTTAACAAAGGAATCTCCGGCTTCACTTTCATTGTTCGTCAACACTTTTCGGGAAAATGTATCAGCTATACAAGCTCTTGGAGTTAGTGACTTTGCTGGTTTTTTACTATTCTACATCGGTTCACGGGTTATTGATCCCATGACACGACGATTATTCGAAGCTACTGTCGCTAAAAATCAAATACCTGACTTGAACTCATTATTAGATTTCGTATCACAACGAT GGAAGACAACGACTAAGAAGATCCAGGGCAAGAAGTCCGAGAAGACATCGTTAGCCGCGGTCACCCCGGCCAAGACAAAAAAGTGTTTGTTTTGTGGACATCCTCATGCAATTTACAAGTGTTTTGGATTCCGAAAACAACCAGTTAGCAGTCGCCGtgattttgtcaataaaaatcaattatgttttgtttgtttgaacagTGGACACATGAGCAATGCGTGTCCTACGTCTTTTACGTGCCGTATATGTTCGAGTAAACATAGTACATTACTACACTTGACAGATGATATTACAAAATCGAATACCGATAAGACAAATGACAACTCCGAACGAGCCACTACAAGTTGTAATGCAACACAGTTTTCGGGAGTTACACATACTGAAACCACTGTTTTGTTAGGAACTGTCGTAGTCAGGGTTCGTGACAATACAGGAGTTTTACAAGCAGTCAGGGCAGTGTTAGACAGTGGATCACAGGTGTCTGCAATGACAGTGGACTGTGTCAATCGGTTAGGTTTGACTCGAAGGAAGTGTCCTGTTGAGGTCATCGGACTTTCCCAACAACCGGTTACTACTGTCAAAGgctaa